In one Mucilaginibacter sp. PAMB04168 genomic region, the following are encoded:
- a CDS encoding YafY family protein, with amino-acid sequence MNNIDTKRISRLTAILTQLQSKRILTSTTLAEKFDVSVRTIYRDVKVLERAGVPIYMKDGKGYSLMDGYRIPPVMFTEDEANALITIEQVVMKSSDSSLITAYSGAINKIKAVLSYSTKDKVELLENRIAVSPAIPNAITSNSLTVIQNALTSFKVLDITYKSASKNEITKRSIEPFALYYTLQENWSLIAYCRLRQDYRMFNLDKIITVTQINTSFKPHELTLASYLKDKEKNFRYP; translated from the coding sequence ATGAATAATATTGATACCAAAAGAATTTCAAGACTTACAGCAATCTTAACACAATTGCAGTCTAAAAGGATTTTAACTTCAACTACGCTTGCCGAAAAATTTGATGTAAGTGTCAGGACAATTTATAGAGATGTTAAAGTTTTGGAGCGTGCGGGTGTTCCTATATACATGAAAGATGGAAAGGGATACTCATTAATGGATGGGTATAGAATACCACCTGTTATGTTTACAGAAGATGAGGCAAATGCTTTAATAACGATTGAACAGGTGGTTATGAAAAGTAGTGACAGCTCTTTAATTACCGCTTATTCCGGAGCAATCAATAAGATAAAAGCAGTACTATCCTATTCAACTAAAGACAAAGTAGAATTATTAGAGAACAGAATTGCTGTAAGCCCCGCTATACCCAATGCTATAACGAGCAACTCTTTAACTGTAATTCAAAATGCATTAACATCATTTAAGGTATTAGATATCACTTACAAGTCGGCATCGAAAAATGAAATTACAAAAAGAAGCATCGAGCCATTTGCCTTGTATTATACGCTGCAAGAAAACTGGTCGCTCATAGCTTACTGCAGATTAAGACAAGATTACCGGATGTTTAATCTGGATAAAATTATAACCGTCACCCAGATTAATACAAGTTTCAAACCACATGAATTAACACTTGCCTCATATTTAAAAGATAAAGAAAAGAACTTCCGATACCCCTGA
- a CDS encoding VOC family protein has product MKLTSLRIITANIKTLVRFFEQVTGSSAQWYTDDFAELVTGTATLAIGSTRTMSLFGENLITPASNNSVIIEFRVANVDEEFERIKDLIDNIVQEPTTMPWGNRSLLFRDPDGNLINFFTPVTVDAIKNSIKFLVQAGSNSKQIVEQLKKRIQPVVSLITLPSKMYKQKSLTGHGKAFYIGS; this is encoded by the coding sequence ATGAAATTAACATCCTTAAGAATTATAACTGCTAACATAAAAACTCTGGTTCGGTTTTTTGAACAGGTAACCGGATCATCCGCTCAATGGTACACAGATGATTTCGCAGAACTAGTTACCGGAACGGCTACCCTGGCCATAGGAAGCACAAGAACAATGAGTTTATTTGGCGAAAATTTAATAACCCCGGCCAGTAATAACAGTGTAATCATTGAGTTTAGAGTTGCGAACGTGGATGAGGAATTTGAAAGGATCAAGGATCTTATTGATAACATTGTTCAAGAACCAACCACCATGCCATGGGGTAATCGTTCGTTATTATTTCGGGATCCGGATGGTAATTTAATTAACTTTTTCACACCAGTTACGGTTGACGCGATAAAAAATTCAATTAAATTTTTGGTCCAAGCTGGATCGAATTCGAAGCAAATAGTAGAACAATTAAAAAAACGAATTCAGCCTGTGGTGAGTCTTATCACCCTACCATCAAAAATGTATAAACAAAAAAGCCTTACCGGGCATGGTAAGGCTTTTTACATTGGCTCCTGA